One Lysinibacillus sp. OF-1 DNA segment encodes these proteins:
- the polX gene encoding DNA polymerase/3'-5' exonuclease PolX, translated as MNKKTIIRTLEKIALYMELQGENPFKVSAFRKAAAALEGDERSLSEMDDVTKLKGIGKGTAAVIEDLMVTGESSLLKELEDIVPKGLLPLLKLPGLGGKKIAKLHQELGIDSVESLKAACEAGKVRELAGFAVKTEEKILKELANLANRSERLPIWQLEPVVLQIEALLGSMKEVERFSVAGSFRRALETSKDIDFIVVTQAVEAVREKLLNGLAIQEVVAAGDTKISVILDLEEPVGVDFRLVKDNEYATALHHFTGSKDHNVRMRQLAKARGEKISEYGVEQEDGTVITFSDEAAFFAHFDLPWIPPSLRTGTVEFDNTKTIQQLVRLEDIQADLHMHTTWSDGAYSVAEMGEALRARGYQYSVITDHSQFLKVANGLTPERLEKQRVEIEAFNATHPDFHLFKGTEMDILPDGSLDFDDQVLKELDFVIASIHSSFTQSQDKIMARLLTAMQNPYVHMIAHPTGRIIEDRDGYNPDMKQLIAWAKEYGKILELNANPYRLDLCVEHLEMALAAGVPVAINTDAHDIAHLRFMDIGVRYANRAWLPKDMIVNTWTLEQFEAFIRRNK; from the coding sequence ATGAATAAAAAAACAATTATTCGCACACTCGAAAAAATTGCTTTATATATGGAACTACAAGGAGAAAACCCATTCAAGGTATCTGCTTTTCGGAAAGCAGCTGCAGCACTGGAGGGGGACGAGCGTTCATTAAGTGAAATGGACGATGTAACAAAACTTAAAGGGATTGGTAAAGGAACGGCTGCTGTCATTGAGGATTTGATGGTAACAGGTGAATCTAGTTTGTTAAAAGAACTAGAAGACATTGTCCCTAAAGGATTATTGCCATTGTTAAAATTGCCAGGCTTGGGAGGTAAAAAGATTGCGAAGCTTCACCAAGAGCTAGGCATTGACTCAGTAGAAAGCTTAAAGGCAGCTTGTGAAGCAGGGAAGGTTCGTGAATTAGCAGGCTTTGCTGTAAAAACAGAGGAAAAAATTTTAAAGGAACTCGCTAATTTGGCGAATCGCTCAGAACGTTTACCAATTTGGCAGCTTGAGCCTGTGGTTTTACAAATAGAGGCGCTTCTAGGTAGTATGAAGGAAGTGGAACGTTTTTCAGTTGCTGGAAGCTTCCGTCGGGCGCTAGAAACAAGTAAAGATATTGATTTTATTGTGGTGACACAAGCAGTTGAGGCTGTACGTGAAAAGTTATTAAATGGATTAGCCATCCAAGAAGTAGTGGCAGCGGGAGATACTAAAATTTCAGTGATTTTAGACTTAGAGGAGCCAGTTGGTGTTGATTTCCGTTTAGTGAAGGACAATGAATATGCAACTGCCTTGCATCATTTTACAGGGTCAAAAGACCACAATGTGCGTATGCGCCAACTTGCCAAAGCGCGTGGTGAAAAAATTAGTGAATATGGCGTTGAACAGGAAGATGGTACCGTTATAACGTTTTCAGATGAAGCGGCATTTTTCGCTCATTTTGACCTACCTTGGATTCCACCAAGCTTACGCACAGGAACTGTGGAATTTGATAATACAAAGACGATTCAACAGTTAGTGCGATTAGAGGATATTCAGGCAGATTTACATATGCATACGACCTGGTCTGATGGTGCATACTCTGTTGCAGAAATGGGCGAGGCATTACGAGCGCGTGGCTATCAATATAGCGTTATTACAGATCATTCACAATTTCTAAAAGTAGCAAATGGTTTAACACCGGAGCGTTTAGAAAAACAGCGTGTGGAAATTGAGGCATTTAATGCAACACATCCAGATTTCCATTTGTTTAAAGGGACAGAGATGGATATTTTGCCAGACGGCTCCCTTGATTTCGACGATCAAGTGTTAAAAGAGTTAGACTTTGTTATCGCTTCTATTCATTCGAGCTTTACACAATCACAAGATAAAATTATGGCACGTTTACTAACGGCCATGCAAAATCCTTATGTTCATATGATTGCCCATCCAACTGGTCGAATTATTGAGGATCGTGATGGCTATAATCCTGATATGAAACAGCTGATTGCGTGGGCGAAGGAATATGGTAAAATTTTAGAGTTAAATGCAAATCCGTATCGTTTAGATTTATGTGTGGAACATTTAGAAATGGCTTTAGCTGCAGGTGTACCTGTAGCCATTAATACAGATGCTCATGATATAGCGCATTTACGTTTTATGGATATCGGTGTTCGCTATGCCAATAGAGCATGGCTACCGAAAGATATGATAGTGAATACATGGACGCTTGAACAATTTGAGGCGTTCATACGACGAAATAAATAG
- a CDS encoding CvpA family protein, which translates to MLDLIILVVLLAGIGVGAKRGFIVQMMHIVSFVVALIVAYIYYKPLAQKFVFWVPYPGVTDTGSLGVVIDSLDLDRTFYRVIAFAVIFFAVKITLQIVASIFDFIAYLPVLNTVNRWLGALLGMIENYLIMFILLYVCALLPIDVIQNLMSKSLLSGLMLEHTPIITKMFQNWWYIYMQ; encoded by the coding sequence ATGTTAGATTTAATCATATTAGTGGTACTGCTAGCTGGAATTGGTGTCGGTGCAAAACGAGGTTTCATTGTACAAATGATGCACATTGTCAGCTTTGTCGTAGCCCTAATTGTTGCGTATATTTATTATAAGCCATTAGCACAAAAATTTGTATTTTGGGTGCCTTATCCAGGTGTCACTGATACAGGTAGCCTTGGTGTCGTCATTGATAGTCTCGATTTAGATCGCACCTTCTATCGTGTGATTGCCTTTGCGGTAATTTTCTTTGCTGTTAAAATAACATTGCAAATCGTGGCATCGATATTTGATTTTATTGCGTATTTACCTGTGCTCAATACAGTGAATCGTTGGCTTGGCGCATTACTTGGCATGATTGAAAACTATTTAATTATGTTTATTTTGCTATACGTGTGCGCTTTATTGCCGATTGATGTCATTCAAAATTTAATGTCGAAGTCATTGTTAAGTGGGCTTATGTTGGAGCATACACCGATTATTACGAAGATGTTCCAAAACTGGTGGTATATTTATATGCAATAG
- the zapA gene encoding cell division protein ZapA, with translation MEKQEKNKISVEIYGHTYKMVGSESIGHMRLVASIVDDRMREMSVHNPSLDSTKLAVLTAVNTVHDYLLLKERMEQLEEELKKLKG, from the coding sequence ATGGAAAAACAAGAAAAAAATAAAATTTCTGTGGAAATATATGGTCATACATATAAAATGGTCGGCTCAGAATCCATTGGCCATATGCGACTTGTTGCTTCGATTGTTGATGACCGGATGCGCGAGATGAGCGTACATAATCCCTCACTTGATAGCACAAAACTTGCTGTTCTGACGGCAGTAAATACAGTACATGATTATTTACTATTAAAAGAACGAATGGAGCAACTAGAAGAAGAATTGAAAAAACTAAAGGGTTGA
- the rnhC gene encoding ribonuclease HIII: MSNIVLSISTNIQKEVMAYYATYFIERKAPGVIFAAKLPDTAITMYKSGKLMFQGGGAEREAARWGTIEKTTSQTSSSIGAKGDVLPENFAAMSVLGSDETGTGDYFGPITVAAVYVPTSKIELINELGVKDSKMLTDDYMRKIAPDLRAACVHSVLVLHNEKYNSLQAKGYSQGKMKAMMHNKALKNTLTKMAPEKPEFILIDQFAERGVYYNYLKNEHELVQENVYFSTKAEQLHVAVATASILARAAFLKEMDRLSAIAGLTLMKGASSKVDMQAARIWRSHGEEFLRSITKWHFANTEKARKKI, encoded by the coding sequence ATGTCAAATATTGTGCTTTCCATTTCAACAAATATTCAAAAAGAGGTGATGGCTTACTACGCAACCTATTTTATCGAGCGTAAGGCTCCTGGTGTCATCTTTGCTGCAAAGCTACCAGATACCGCCATTACTATGTATAAATCAGGAAAATTAATGTTTCAAGGAGGTGGTGCTGAACGCGAGGCGGCACGTTGGGGAACTATTGAAAAAACAACTAGCCAGACATCCTCATCTATCGGGGCAAAGGGTGATGTACTACCTGAAAATTTCGCAGCAATGTCTGTCTTAGGCTCAGATGAAACTGGCACAGGTGATTATTTCGGCCCTATCACAGTGGCTGCGGTATATGTACCTACCTCCAAAATCGAACTTATTAATGAGCTTGGCGTAAAAGATTCGAAAATGCTAACGGATGATTACATGCGAAAAATTGCACCGGATTTACGAGCAGCTTGTGTCCATAGTGTCCTCGTATTACACAACGAGAAATATAACAGCCTACAGGCAAAAGGCTATTCCCAAGGAAAAATGAAAGCCATGATGCACAACAAGGCTCTAAAAAATACGCTGACGAAAATGGCACCTGAAAAACCCGAATTCATTTTAATCGACCAGTTTGCCGAACGCGGTGTCTATTACAATTATTTAAAAAACGAACATGAACTTGTACAAGAAAATGTCTATTTTTCTACCAAAGCAGAGCAATTACATGTCGCTGTCGCTACAGCATCTATTTTAGCGCGTGCTGCATTTTTAAAGGAAATGGATCGATTGAGTGCAATCGCAGGGCTTACCTTAATGAAGGGGGCTTCTAGCAAGGTAGATATGCAAGCAGCTCGCATTTGGCGTAGCCATGGCGAGGAATTTCTACGCTCCATAACAAAATGGCATTTTGCCAACACCGAAAAAGCACGAAAGAAGATTTAA
- the pheT gene encoding phenylalanine--tRNA ligase subunit beta: MLVSLEWLKDYVNTQDLAPELLAEKITRSGIEVDAVIDRANAMDKVVVGYVVSKEKHPEADKLNICQVDVGEAEPQQIICGAPNVDAGQKVIVARPGAHLPGGIKIKKAKLRGHESNGMICSLQELGIEGKLVPKAYSEGIYVLPSDAEVGSDALAILGLRDTVLELGLTPNRSDALSMLGVAYEVGAILTEEIKYPEIAYKTANEKAQDLLKLRVEDLQANPMYVAKVVKNVKIGESPMWLQNRLMAAGVRPHNNVVDVTNYVLMEYGQPLHAFDYDSLATGEIVVRKAKEGEKITTLDDQERTLKASDLVITNGKEPVAIAGVMGGANSEVTDATTTVVIESAYFDGLTVRQTSRHLGLRSDASARFEKGVDPNRVLPAAERAAALLAELAGGEVLEGTCLVDELDKTAARVVVSPDFINERLGMKIALEDMLSILERLKFGVEAANGLLMIDAPTRRQDIKIEEDIVEEIARLYGYDEIPMTLPEGATQVGNLTPYQANRRVVRHYLEGAGLYQAVTYSLTSDALSQRFALKAEPVTKLLMPMSEERSTLRQSLIPHLIEAAAYNVARQAEGVALYEIGSVFLGQSDEGQPYEEEHVAAVLTGKWLDHAWQGEKKTVDFFVLKGIIEGVIGKLGLENRMTFVKAQVDGLHPGRTASILLDGEQVGIIGGLHPAEQKAWGVKDTYVMEMNLVALLNANAQEAPLAYTSVPRFPVMSRDIALIMDRATTAGEVVEAISAAGVKLLKDVRIFDVYEGEKMELGKKSVAFSLTYFDPERTLTDEEVVAAHNKVLKAIATIAGTEVR; encoded by the coding sequence ATGTTAGTATCATTAGAATGGTTAAAAGATTATGTCAATACACAGGACTTAGCGCCTGAGCTATTAGCTGAAAAAATTACACGCTCTGGTATCGAAGTAGATGCAGTTATTGATCGTGCAAACGCTATGGATAAAGTAGTGGTTGGCTATGTAGTGTCTAAAGAGAAACATCCAGAAGCTGATAAGTTAAATATTTGTCAAGTTGATGTTGGAGAAGCAGAGCCACAACAAATTATTTGTGGTGCACCAAATGTAGATGCTGGTCAAAAAGTCATTGTTGCTCGTCCCGGTGCACATTTACCAGGTGGCATTAAAATAAAAAAAGCAAAACTTCGTGGTCATGAATCAAACGGTATGATTTGCTCATTGCAAGAACTTGGAATCGAAGGCAAGCTTGTTCCTAAAGCATATTCAGAAGGAATCTACGTATTACCGTCAGATGCAGAAGTTGGCTCTGATGCACTGGCTATTTTAGGCTTACGTGATACAGTGCTAGAGCTAGGCTTAACACCAAATCGCTCAGATGCTCTTTCTATGCTTGGTGTAGCCTATGAAGTAGGTGCCATCCTTACTGAGGAAATTAAGTATCCAGAGATTGCATATAAAACGGCTAATGAAAAAGCACAGGATTTATTAAAGCTACGTGTGGAAGATTTACAAGCAAATCCGATGTATGTCGCAAAAGTGGTGAAAAACGTAAAAATTGGTGAGTCACCAATGTGGTTACAAAATCGTTTAATGGCAGCGGGTGTACGCCCTCACAATAATGTCGTGGATGTAACCAACTATGTGTTAATGGAATATGGTCAACCATTGCATGCTTTCGACTATGATAGCCTAGCAACAGGTGAAATCGTCGTTCGTAAAGCAAAAGAAGGTGAGAAAATCACAACACTGGATGACCAAGAACGAACTTTAAAAGCTTCTGATTTAGTCATTACGAATGGAAAAGAACCAGTGGCGATTGCTGGCGTAATGGGTGGTGCCAATTCAGAGGTAACAGACGCAACAACGACTGTTGTCATTGAATCAGCTTATTTTGATGGTTTAACAGTACGCCAAACATCTCGTCACCTTGGTCTACGTTCAGATGCATCGGCTCGTTTTGAAAAAGGGGTAGACCCAAATCGTGTCTTACCAGCCGCTGAACGTGCTGCCGCATTGCTTGCTGAATTAGCTGGCGGTGAAGTATTAGAGGGTACATGTCTAGTAGATGAGTTAGATAAAACAGCAGCGCGAGTAGTCGTTTCTCCAGATTTTATTAATGAGCGTTTAGGGATGAAGATTGCATTGGAAGATATGCTTTCGATTTTAGAGCGTCTAAAATTTGGTGTAGAGGCAGCAAATGGTTTACTAATGATTGATGCACCAACACGCCGCCAAGATATTAAAATCGAAGAGGATATTGTAGAGGAAATTGCTCGTCTTTACGGTTATGATGAAATCCCTATGACATTGCCAGAGGGGGCAACACAAGTAGGCAATCTAACACCATACCAAGCTAATCGCCGTGTTGTTCGTCATTATTTGGAAGGGGCTGGCCTCTACCAAGCTGTAACATATTCATTAACATCTGATGCATTGTCACAACGTTTTGCCTTAAAAGCAGAGCCAGTAACTAAATTGTTAATGCCAATGAGTGAGGAGCGCTCTACATTACGTCAAAGCCTTATTCCACACTTAATCGAAGCGGCTGCGTATAATGTGGCTCGCCAGGCTGAGGGTGTTGCTTTATATGAAATTGGTTCTGTGTTCCTTGGTCAATCAGATGAAGGGCAACCTTACGAAGAAGAGCATGTAGCAGCGGTACTAACAGGTAAATGGCTAGATCATGCTTGGCAAGGTGAGAAAAAAACAGTAGATTTCTTTGTGCTAAAAGGTATTATCGAAGGTGTAATCGGTAAACTTGGCTTAGAAAATCGCATGACATTTGTGAAAGCACAAGTGGATGGATTACATCCAGGACGTACGGCTAGCATCTTATTAGATGGCGAGCAAGTCGGTATTATTGGTGGACTCCATCCTGCAGAGCAAAAAGCATGGGGAGTCAAAGACACATATGTTATGGAAATGAATTTAGTTGCCCTATTAAATGCAAATGCACAAGAAGCCCCACTTGCATATACATCAGTGCCTCGTTTCCCAGTCATGTCTCGTGATATCGCGCTCATTATGGACCGTGCAACAACAGCAGGTGAAGTTGTCGAAGCTATCAGCGCAGCTGGCGTGAAATTATTAAAAGACGTTCGCATATTCGACGTTTATGAAGGGGAAAAAATGGAGCTAGGTAAAAAATCCGTTGCATTTTCTCTCACATACTTCGATCCAGAACGTACTTTAACGGACGAAGAAGTAGTAGCCGCACACAATAAAGTGTTAAAAGCTATTGCTACGATTGCAGGTACAGAAGTACGCTAA
- the pheS gene encoding phenylalanine--tRNA ligase subunit alpha translates to MEEQLKQLEQEALAKIEAAANLKELNEVRVAYLGKKGPITDLLKGMGKLSAEERPKMGALVNNVRENVTAVLETKVVVLEEAAIAEKLASESIDVTLPGREVKVGNRHPLTRVIEEIEDLFIGMGYEIAEGPEVEKDYYNFEALNLPKGHPARDMQDSFYISEEILLRTHTSPVQARTMEAKKGESIRIICPGKVFRRDNDDATHSHQFMQIEGLVIGENIRMSDLKGTLDTLAKKMFGADREIRLRPSFFPFTEPSVEMDISCFKCGGAGCNVCKSTGWIEILGAGMVHPNVLEMAGYDPKKVSGFAFGIGAERIAMLKYGVDDIRHFYTSDTRFLSQFERTEA, encoded by the coding sequence ATGGAAGAGCAATTAAAACAATTAGAGCAAGAAGCTCTTGCTAAAATTGAAGCAGCAGCAAATTTAAAAGAATTGAATGAAGTGCGTGTTGCATATCTAGGGAAAAAAGGACCTATCACAGATTTACTAAAAGGGATGGGGAAATTATCAGCTGAAGAACGTCCGAAAATGGGGGCTTTAGTGAATAATGTTCGTGAAAATGTAACAGCAGTACTAGAAACAAAGGTGGTTGTTCTAGAGGAAGCAGCGATTGCTGAAAAATTAGCAAGTGAGTCGATTGATGTCACTTTACCAGGTCGTGAAGTGAAAGTAGGAAATCGCCATCCGTTAACACGCGTTATTGAAGAAATTGAAGATTTATTTATCGGAATGGGTTATGAAATTGCTGAAGGTCCTGAAGTAGAAAAGGACTACTATAACTTTGAAGCACTAAATTTACCAAAAGGACACCCAGCACGTGATATGCAAGATTCGTTCTATATTTCCGAGGAAATATTGCTACGTACGCATACTTCGCCAGTACAGGCTCGTACAATGGAAGCAAAAAAGGGTGAATCTATTCGCATCATTTGTCCAGGTAAAGTATTCCGTCGCGATAATGATGATGCAACACATTCCCATCAATTTATGCAAATTGAAGGTTTAGTCATTGGCGAGAATATTCGTATGAGTGATCTAAAAGGAACATTAGATACTTTAGCGAAAAAAATGTTTGGTGCAGACCGCGAAATTCGACTTCGTCCGAGCTTCTTCCCATTCACAGAGCCATCAGTAGAAATGGATATTTCTTGTTTCAAATGTGGTGGCGCTGGTTGTAATGTATGTAAGAGCACAGGTTGGATTGAGATTCTAGGCGCAGGTATGGTGCATCCAAATGTATTAGAAATGGCTGGCTATGATCCGAAGAAAGTTTCTGGCTTCGCTTTCGGTATTGGTGCAGAACGTATTGCGATGTTGAAATATGGTGTTGACGATATTCGTCATTTCTATACAAGTGACACTCGTTTCTTATCACAATTCGAGCGAACAGAAGCGTAA
- a CDS encoding TrmH family RNA methyltransferase — MKRIESTQNALVKYWKKLATTRKERERSGEFLIEGFHLVEEALKNKEQVLQIIVREGIDLPMLWPIDDVAIVEVTAAVTKEFAETETSQGVFAVCKQPILEDEVKATWRKVLLIDAVQDPGNIGTMIRTADAAGLDAVILGKGCADAYNPKTLRAAQGSHFHIPVVRGDLAEWVDLLQNQGVPVFGTALDEEAVPYSDIQHSGAFAIIMGNEGSGIQPQLLAMTDQNMIIPLFGQAESLNVAVATGIVLYGFVK; from the coding sequence ATGAAGAGAATTGAATCTACGCAAAATGCGTTAGTGAAATATTGGAAAAAGTTAGCGACAACAAGAAAAGAGCGTGAACGATCAGGTGAATTTCTAATAGAGGGTTTTCATCTTGTGGAGGAAGCTTTAAAAAATAAAGAGCAAGTATTACAAATTATTGTACGTGAAGGTATTGATTTGCCAATGTTATGGCCGATTGATGATGTTGCTATTGTAGAAGTAACAGCAGCAGTAACAAAGGAATTCGCAGAAACAGAAACTTCTCAAGGCGTGTTTGCTGTATGTAAACAGCCAATTTTAGAGGATGAAGTGAAGGCCACTTGGCGTAAAGTGCTATTAATTGATGCAGTCCAAGATCCTGGTAATATTGGAACAATGATACGCACTGCCGATGCAGCAGGATTAGATGCCGTGATTTTAGGAAAAGGCTGTGCAGATGCCTACAATCCTAAAACATTACGCGCAGCTCAAGGCTCCCATTTCCATATCCCAGTAGTACGCGGAGACTTAGCAGAATGGGTAGACTTGCTACAAAATCAAGGTGTACCTGTCTTTGGTACTGCTTTGGATGAGGAGGCAGTGCCATATAGTGACATTCAGCATTCGGGTGCATTTGCTATTATTATGGGGAATGAAGGAAGTGGCATCCAGCCACAGCTATTAGCGATGACAGATCAAAATATGATTATTCCACTTTTTGGACAAGCTGAATCATTAAACGTAGCAGTTGCAACAGGTATTGTTTTATATGGCTTTGTGAAATAA
- a CDS encoding (deoxy)nucleoside triphosphate pyrophosphohydrolase, producing the protein MKKTIHVVGAIIENEQQKIFCALRNPHMVLANYWGFPGVKIEHGETPAQALYREIFEEFDCMIQVGDRVAVTLHEYDTFFVHLETYKATIVKGVPKILEHAEAKWVPRKQLLELPFAPADLPSIQKLLAEK; encoded by the coding sequence ATGAAAAAAACGATACATGTCGTTGGTGCCATTATAGAAAATGAGCAGCAAAAAATTTTCTGTGCTTTAAGAAATCCACATATGGTACTAGCAAATTACTGGGGGTTTCCTGGTGTGAAGATAGAACACGGCGAAACACCTGCGCAGGCGCTTTATCGTGAAATTTTTGAGGAATTTGACTGTATGATTCAAGTAGGTGATCGAGTCGCAGTAACCCTTCATGAATACGACACATTTTTCGTTCACTTAGAAACATATAAGGCAACGATTGTGAAAGGCGTACCCAAAATACTAGAACATGCTGAAGCAAAATGGGTTCCTCGCAAGCAATTGCTCGAACTTCCATTCGCTCCAGCAGATCTACCTTCTATCCAAAAATTATTAGCCGAAAAATAA
- a CDS encoding diguanylate cyclase, with product MRVKDNVARYGDEEFISILPVNEIAVAKAIGEQLRQTVKQDNWPTGRITLSRGIATITAGDTDMPFIKKADEALYVLKAYGCNRVTHYHEMK from the coding sequence GTGCGTGTAAAAGACAATGTTGCTCGTTACGGCGATGAGGAATTTATCAGCATCTTACCAGTGAACGAAATAGCTGTGGCAAAAGCAATTGGAGAACAATTAAGACAAACTGTTAAGCAGGATAATTGGCCGACAGGACGTATTACGCTCAGTAGAGGGATTGCTACAATAACAGCTGGGGATACAGACATGCCTTTCATAAAAAAAGCAGATGAAGCACTGTATGTATTGAAAGCGTATGGATGCAACCGAGTTACTCATTATCATGAGATGAAATGA
- a CDS encoding LysM peptidoglycan-binding domain-containing protein has product MLIHVVSAGETLWQIANHYAVPVQSISLLNTLATPDQLAIGQSLVIPSPYTIYTVQSGDTLWSIAQRFSVPLQSIISENHLTNPDMLTPGTKLIIPPIIHIVQPGETLWQIAQRYGTTVQVIVVENQINNPNMLYVGTNLIIPRELPMIEVNAYSYQPSEEAIDSINAVGHLLTYFSPFAYKMKEDGTLQPISDESMIAAAKAKNIIPMLTLANFTATEEGSNLAHVVLSDADLRKKVMNNVLQVMQDKGYQVLNIDFENVLPADRENFNAFIQLAADMLHPKGYLVSTALAPKTSATQTGTLYEAHDYEAHGRIADFVVLMTYEWGYRLGPPQAISPINEMRRVVEYALTEIPADKILLGFELYARDWLLPHVKGQEAETFSPQEALNRAIKYGATIQFDPTAQSPFYQYVDEQGRHHEVWFEDARSAQAKFDMVKHYNLRGISYWALGFPFPQNWVLLSNHFSIKKP; this is encoded by the coding sequence ATGCTTATTCATGTAGTGAGTGCTGGCGAAACATTATGGCAAATAGCCAATCATTATGCTGTACCTGTTCAATCGATCAGTCTATTAAATACATTAGCTACACCCGATCAATTAGCTATCGGGCAATCACTAGTTATTCCTTCTCCTTATACCATTTATACTGTTCAAAGTGGGGACACGTTATGGTCAATTGCTCAACGTTTTAGTGTTCCTTTACAGTCCATCATTTCAGAAAATCATCTAACAAATCCTGATATGTTAACACCAGGAACGAAATTAATAATTCCCCCCATCATCCATATCGTGCAGCCAGGAGAAACATTATGGCAAATAGCTCAGCGCTACGGTACGACCGTTCAAGTCATTGTGGTGGAAAATCAAATAAACAATCCTAATATGCTATATGTAGGAACTAATTTAATCATCCCAAGAGAATTACCGATGATTGAAGTCAATGCTTATTCCTATCAGCCATCTGAAGAAGCGATTGATTCAATTAATGCCGTTGGTCACCTTTTAACGTACTTTAGTCCCTTTGCTTATAAAATGAAGGAAGACGGTACATTACAGCCCATCAGCGACGAAAGTATGATAGCAGCTGCAAAGGCTAAAAACATCATCCCTATGTTAACGCTCGCTAATTTTACTGCTACAGAGGAAGGCTCTAATTTAGCACATGTCGTCTTGTCCGATGCTGACCTACGAAAAAAAGTCATGAATAATGTTTTACAAGTGATGCAAGATAAAGGCTACCAAGTATTGAATATCGATTTTGAAAATGTTTTGCCAGCAGATCGTGAAAATTTCAATGCTTTTATACAATTAGCCGCTGATATGCTTCATCCAAAGGGCTATTTAGTGTCAACTGCCCTTGCACCAAAAACAAGTGCTACGCAAACTGGCACATTGTATGAAGCACATGATTACGAAGCACATGGGAGAATTGCAGATTTTGTAGTATTAATGACGTATGAATGGGGATATCGACTTGGCCCTCCACAAGCCATTTCCCCTATTAATGAAATGCGAAGAGTTGTGGAATATGCCTTAACTGAAATTCCAGCCGATAAGATTCTATTGGGCTTTGAGCTGTATGCGCGTGATTGGCTCTTACCTCATGTCAAAGGACAGGAAGCAGAAACGTTTAGTCCGCAGGAGGCGCTTAATAGAGCCATCAAGTACGGAGCAACAATACAATTTGACCCGACTGCACAATCTCCTTTTTATCAGTATGTCGATGAGCAAGGAAGGCATCACGAGGTATGGTTTGAAGATGCAAGAAGTGCACAGGCGAAATTTGATATGGTCAAACACTATAACCTTCGAGGTATTAGTTATTGGGCATTAGGTTTCCCGTTCCCTCAAAATTGGGTTTTATTAAGCAATCATTTTTCCATTAAAAAACCGTAG
- a CDS encoding YfhD family protein — translation MGRDNKQGQSNNKASLPQTPKNQKIAPNKVSEEFSQEFMELINSVTQNKNKQKK, via the coding sequence ATGGGAAGAGACAATAAACAAGGTCAAAGCAATAATAAAGCTTCATTACCTCAAACACCAAAAAACCAAAAAATCGCACCAAATAAGGTGAGTGAAGAATTTTCTCAAGAGTTTATGGAGCTCATTAATTCAGTCACACAAAACAAAAATAAACAAAAAAAATAA
- a CDS encoding H-type small acid-soluble spore protein — MNFQRAQEIVASPSEYEVSYNGVSVWIDQLHNDEKTATVHLRRSLEERSEVAISELKEEYLVH; from the coding sequence TTGAATTTTCAACGTGCACAAGAAATTGTCGCCTCACCGTCAGAATATGAAGTGAGCTATAATGGCGTTTCCGTCTGGATCGACCAACTCCACAATGATGAGAAAACAGCGACTGTTCACCTTCGCCGCTCTTTAGAAGAGCGATCTGAAGTAGCTATTTCCGAATTAAAGGAAGAATATCTCGTTCATTAA